One genomic region from Pyrobaculum islandicum DSM 4184 encodes:
- the hjc gene encoding Holliday junction resolvase Hjc has translation MNTKRKGSAKERELANYLWERGCAVLRGCSSGGGVRKRYVPDLVVICRGTVLVFEVKYRSKHTSIKIETEKLERLIEFAKRAGGKALLLIKYGRNPWKVLEIRDRVGRDEYEKAMDLRTFIESLFTAKLEDFIIKRDNERL, from the coding sequence ATGAACACAAAGAGAAAGGGTTCTGCAAAGGAGAGAGAATTGGCAAACTACCTATGGGAACGTGGCTGTGCTGTATTACGCGGCTGTTCATCAGGAGGTGGCGTTAGAAAGAGGTATGTGCCAGATCTAGTAGTTATATGTCGGGGGACCGTCTTAGTATTTGAAGTTAAATATAGGTCTAAACATACGTCAATTAAGATAGAGACTGAAAAGCTAGAGCGCTTAATTGAATTTGCCAAGCGAGCCGGAGGCAAGGCTTTACTTTTAATTAAATATGGGAGGAACCCTTGGAAAGTTCTAGAGATTAGAGACAGGGTAGGGCGGGACGAGTACGAAAAAGCGATGGACTTAAGGACGTTTATAGAATCTCTCTTTACGGCCAAACTGGAGGATTTCATCATTAAGAGAGACAATGAGCGTTTATAG
- a CDS encoding TATA-box-binding protein, whose product MESGGPTYRIENIVATVNLGVELDLEKLAERLAMAEYNPDQFPGLILRLTKPRISALIFRTGKMVCTGAKNEEDLKNAVRALVKLLRDHGAEVPFDPEVQVQNIVASGNLHAEVDLEQAVLMLENAMYEPEQFPGLIYRMSSPRVVMLIFGSGKIVCTGAKSERDVATAVQKLYNQLKDLGVLYIEEGGGEEEEELEEL is encoded by the coding sequence ATGGAGTCTGGCGGACCAACTTATCGTATCGAGAATATCGTGGCAACGGTAAATCTAGGTGTGGAATTAGACTTGGAGAAACTCGCCGAAAGACTTGCAATGGCAGAATATAACCCAGATCAATTTCCTGGCTTAATCCTCAGGTTAACAAAACCTAGGATTTCTGCGTTGATCTTCCGCACGGGCAAAATGGTTTGCACAGGCGCAAAAAACGAAGAGGATTTAAAAAACGCAGTTAGAGCATTAGTGAAGTTGCTCAGAGACCACGGCGCCGAGGTTCCGTTTGATCCTGAAGTTCAGGTACAGAATATTGTAGCTAGCGGTAATCTACATGCTGAAGTCGATTTGGAGCAGGCAGTATTGATGCTAGAGAATGCTATGTATGAGCCAGAGCAATTTCCTGGCCTTATATATAGGATGTCATCGCCTAGAGTTGTCATGTTAATATTTGGCTCTGGTAAAATTGTCTGTACAGGGGCTAAGTCAGAGAGAGATGTTGCTACGGCCGTTCAAAAACTTTACAACCAGCTGAAGGATCTAGGTGTACTATATATAGAGGAGGGTGGCGGAGAGGAAGAGGAAGAGTTGGAAGAGTTGTGA